Proteins co-encoded in one Arachis hypogaea cultivar Tifrunner chromosome 13, arahy.Tifrunner.gnm2.J5K5, whole genome shotgun sequence genomic window:
- the LOC112733189 gene encoding uncharacterized protein isoform X2, with translation MGCVNGKLDSPIQKRRNLNRLKKEYAYANPKLTSSSSASTMKLKSYSNHSSNRKVSVSHPKDNYSKLRTGGYGYTDKEKEKIEEKKTEKSVATNDIGKLMEEESKLSEDNMKKKNKIAGYEVGEGWPKWLADNIPKEVLSALVAKSADSYEKLDKIGRGTYSNVYKARDKDTGKIVALKKIKCYMQQLLAGLQHCHERGIIHRDIKSSNLLIDRRGSLKIADFGLANVKHQGPLTNRVVTLWYRAPELLLGSTDYGYDIDLWSAGCLLAEMFVGRPFMPGRTEVEQLHLIFKLCGSPPEDYWIKMKLRSSYLPSQHYKPNYEDYFQGFPSSSLDLLTTLLHLDPACRGSAASALETEFFKTSPLACDPSTLPVIYKEEDERSHKRRKRRKGHNNKGQISSKTRTTGTNVSEKNQTAEQSSKEQKIQVEEKGSSINTSLQLIEEKSMNTSTSMSPIFLSTERKSPKTEGHPNALKNIKNYTLLQASFDIMNRNEGNELGPLRRSFSALEFRLDHLEKLSSLYGPNKNLGLGI, from the exons ATGGGTTGCGTTAATGGTAAGCTAGATTCTCCCATTCAAAAACGCCGCAACTTAAACAGATTGAAAAAGGAGTACGCTTATGCCAATCCCAAACTAACTTCATCTTCTTCTGCATCAACCATGAAATTAAAAAGCTACAGTAACCATAGTTCTAACAGAAAAGTGAGTGTTAGTCATCCCAAAGATAATTACAGTAAGTTAAGGACTGGTGGCTATGGATATACAGATAAGGAAAAGGAAAAAATAgaggaaaaaaaaacggaaaagagTGTTGCTACTAATGACATTGGTAAGTTGATGGAGGAAGAATCTAAGTTGTCCGAAgacaatatgaaaaagaaaaataaaattgcagggTATGAAGTCGGTGAAGGTTGGCCCAAATGGTTGGCTGATAATATCCCTAAAGAGGTTTTGTCTGCTTTGGTTGCCAAGAGCGCTGACTCTTATGAAAAACTTGACAAA ATTGGACGTGGAACATATAGCAATGTCTACAAAGCTCGTGATAAGGATACTGGAAAGATTGTTGCCTTGAAAAAA ATCAAGTGTTACATGCAACAACTGCTTGCTGGGCTCCAACATTGTCATGAGAGGGGAATTATTCACCGAGATATCAAATCTTCCAACTTGCTAATAGATAGAAGAGGTTCTTTGAAAATAGCAGATTTTGGTCTTGCAAATGTTAAACATCAAGGCCCTCTTACAAACCGAGTGGTGACACTTTGGTATAGGGCTCCTGAACTCCTCTTAGGTTCGACTGACTATGGATATGACATTGATCTATGGAGTGCTGGATGCTTGTTGGCTGAGATGTTTGTCGGAAGACCATTCATGCCCGGAAGGACAGAG GTTGAGCAGCTTCACCTGATTTTCAAACTATGCGGGTCTCCTCCAGAAGATTATTGGATAAAAATGAAGCTAAGATCAAGCTACTTGCCCTCACAACATTACAAACCTAATTATGAGGACTACTTCCAAGGCTTTCCTTCCTCTTCATTGGATCTCTTGACCACACTTCTTCATCTTGACCCTGCATGTCGTGGCAGTGCTGCCTCTGCTCTTGAAACTGAA TTCTTCAAAACTAGTCCATTAGCCTGTGACCCTTCAACCTTACCAGTGATCTACAAAGAAGAGGATGAACGCTCACATAAGAGACgcaaaag ACGCAAAGGTCACAATAACAAAGGGCAAATATCTTCTAAAACAAGGACAACTGGCACAAATGTATCAGAGAAGAACCAAACTGCTGAACAATCTTCAAAGGAACAGAAGATACAAgttgaagaaaaaggaagtagCATAAACACATCGTTACAGTTGATAGAGGAAAAAAGCATGAATACATCAACATCAATGTCCCCGATATTTCTTTCTACGGAAAGaaaatcaccaaaaacagagggCCATCCTAATGCTCTTAAGAACATAAAAAATTACACTCTTTTACAGGCCTCTTTCGATATCATGAATAGGAATGAAGGCAACGAACTTGGTCCATTGCGTAGGTCCTTTTCTGCATTGGAATTCCGCCTTGATCATCTTGAGAAGCTTTCAAGTCTCTATGGACCAAACAAGAACTTAGGCCTTGGAATTTAA
- the LOC112733189 gene encoding probable serine/threonine-protein kinase At1g54610 isoform X1, whose amino-acid sequence MGCVNGKLDSPIQKRRNLNRLKKEYAYANPKLTSSSSASTMKLKSYSNHSSNRKVSVSHPKDNYSKLRTGGYGYTDKEKEKIEEKKTEKSVATNDIGKLMEEESKLSEDNMKKKNKIAGYEVGEGWPKWLADNIPKEVLSALVAKSADSYEKLDKIGRGTYSNVYKARDKDTGKIVALKKVRFDTSDSESIKFMAREIMILQKLDHPNVIKLRGLATSRMQYSLYLVFDYMQCDLSRIISRPDERLTEPHIKCYMQQLLAGLQHCHERGIIHRDIKSSNLLIDRRGSLKIADFGLANVKHQGPLTNRVVTLWYRAPELLLGSTDYGYDIDLWSAGCLLAEMFVGRPFMPGRTEVEQLHLIFKLCGSPPEDYWIKMKLRSSYLPSQHYKPNYEDYFQGFPSSSLDLLTTLLHLDPACRGSAASALETEFFKTSPLACDPSTLPVIYKEEDERSHKRRKRRKGHNNKGQISSKTRTTGTNVSEKNQTAEQSSKEQKIQVEEKGSSINTSLQLIEEKSMNTSTSMSPIFLSTERKSPKTEGHPNALKNIKNYTLLQASFDIMNRNEGNELGPLRRSFSALEFRLDHLEKLSSLYGPNKNLGLGI is encoded by the exons ATGGGTTGCGTTAATGGTAAGCTAGATTCTCCCATTCAAAAACGCCGCAACTTAAACAGATTGAAAAAGGAGTACGCTTATGCCAATCCCAAACTAACTTCATCTTCTTCTGCATCAACCATGAAATTAAAAAGCTACAGTAACCATAGTTCTAACAGAAAAGTGAGTGTTAGTCATCCCAAAGATAATTACAGTAAGTTAAGGACTGGTGGCTATGGATATACAGATAAGGAAAAGGAAAAAATAgaggaaaaaaaaacggaaaagagTGTTGCTACTAATGACATTGGTAAGTTGATGGAGGAAGAATCTAAGTTGTCCGAAgacaatatgaaaaagaaaaataaaattgcagggTATGAAGTCGGTGAAGGTTGGCCCAAATGGTTGGCTGATAATATCCCTAAAGAGGTTTTGTCTGCTTTGGTTGCCAAGAGCGCTGACTCTTATGAAAAACTTGACAAA ATTGGACGTGGAACATATAGCAATGTCTACAAAGCTCGTGATAAGGATACTGGAAAGATTGTTGCCTTGAAAAAAGTTCGTTTCGATACATCTGATTCTGAAAGTATAAAATTCATGGCGAGAGAGATTATGATATTGCAGAAGCTGGATCATCCCAATGTCATCAAGCTTAGAGGATTGGCAACATCTAGGATGCAATATAGTCTTTATCTCGTCTTTGATTATATGCAATGTGATCTTTCCAGAATTATCTCTCGTCCTGATGAAAGACTCACTGAGCCTCAT ATCAAGTGTTACATGCAACAACTGCTTGCTGGGCTCCAACATTGTCATGAGAGGGGAATTATTCACCGAGATATCAAATCTTCCAACTTGCTAATAGATAGAAGAGGTTCTTTGAAAATAGCAGATTTTGGTCTTGCAAATGTTAAACATCAAGGCCCTCTTACAAACCGAGTGGTGACACTTTGGTATAGGGCTCCTGAACTCCTCTTAGGTTCGACTGACTATGGATATGACATTGATCTATGGAGTGCTGGATGCTTGTTGGCTGAGATGTTTGTCGGAAGACCATTCATGCCCGGAAGGACAGAG GTTGAGCAGCTTCACCTGATTTTCAAACTATGCGGGTCTCCTCCAGAAGATTATTGGATAAAAATGAAGCTAAGATCAAGCTACTTGCCCTCACAACATTACAAACCTAATTATGAGGACTACTTCCAAGGCTTTCCTTCCTCTTCATTGGATCTCTTGACCACACTTCTTCATCTTGACCCTGCATGTCGTGGCAGTGCTGCCTCTGCTCTTGAAACTGAA TTCTTCAAAACTAGTCCATTAGCCTGTGACCCTTCAACCTTACCAGTGATCTACAAAGAAGAGGATGAACGCTCACATAAGAGACgcaaaag ACGCAAAGGTCACAATAACAAAGGGCAAATATCTTCTAAAACAAGGACAACTGGCACAAATGTATCAGAGAAGAACCAAACTGCTGAACAATCTTCAAAGGAACAGAAGATACAAgttgaagaaaaaggaagtagCATAAACACATCGTTACAGTTGATAGAGGAAAAAAGCATGAATACATCAACATCAATGTCCCCGATATTTCTTTCTACGGAAAGaaaatcaccaaaaacagagggCCATCCTAATGCTCTTAAGAACATAAAAAATTACACTCTTTTACAGGCCTCTTTCGATATCATGAATAGGAATGAAGGCAACGAACTTGGTCCATTGCGTAGGTCCTTTTCTGCATTGGAATTCCGCCTTGATCATCTTGAGAAGCTTTCAAGTCTCTATGGACCAAACAAGAACTTAGGCCTTGGAATTTAA